GGCAAGCCAAAACTGCTGAGCAGTTTGGCGTAGTCTGCTACCGGAAGGTTGTTGTATTGCACGGGCTTGCCTGCTTGCTCCGCTACAATGGCAGCCAGCTCGGTTAGCGTATAGCTGCTGCTGCCCGCCAGTTCGTACACTTTGCCTTCGTGGCCGGTGCTTGTCAGCACCACAGCTGCAGCTTCTGCAAAATCTATACGGGCGGCAGAAGAAATTTTACCATCACCCGAACTGCCGGCTATGGCGCCTGCATGCAACGCACCTGCAATGGCGTTTGCATAGTTTTCGTTGTACCAGCCATTGCGCAAAATCACATGCGGTATGCCCGATGCCTGCAACAATTGCTCTGTGGCCAAATGTTCTTCGGCCAGGCTAATGCGAGAGGTATCGGCATGCAACAAACTGGTGTATACTATCAATTGTACGCCGGCTTGCTGTGCAGCACGAATTACATTTCCGTGTTGTGTTTTGCGTTGGCCAATTTCATTGCCCGAAATCAACAAGAGTTTATCAATGCCCTGCAATGCATATACATCGGGTTGGCTGTAATCGAATGCCCGTGCATCAATGCCGAGTGATGCGGCTTTTTCTGTGTTGCGAACGAGAGCCACCAACTGGCTGGCTTCGGTTCTTTGTAAGAGTTGTGCTACTACCAGCTGACCCAGCTGTCCGGTGGCGCCTGTGATACCTGTTTTCATAGAATAAAATGTAATTAAAAGTGTTACAATTATGAGTAAAAAAAATTAACGGTGAAATTGGGCTACAAAACCGGCGAGGGTTTTGCCTGCTAAAAAAGCAGCTACTATCTCATCTGTTTCCAGAAACAATTGATCGAGTTTTTTATTGATGTTTTTGCCTACGGGGCATTTAGGATTGGGGTTCAGGTTTTTACGGCCCAGTACTTCCGATTGTTTGATGGCGGCATACACTTCGGCCAGTGTAATGGCTGCCGGAGGCTTGCCCAGCATGGATCCGCCGTCTTTGCCTTTGCGGGTTACTACCAGCCTTGCTGCCTGCAACACACTCAGTTCTTTGCGCACCATCACCGGGTTGATGTTTATGCTGGTGGCCAGCCACTCAGAACTCTGCCACTCGCCATGCGTGCTGGCCAGCAGGGTGAGAATGTGCATGTTGGTTGCAAACCTGGCGTTGTTCATAATGGAGCAAATGTAGGACTTGTTTTTAATGTAACAAATATAGTTACATTAAAAATTACTGAAAGCAACACGGCCTTTCCTGCAGTAGCGGACAAAAAAGAGAAAGCTAAATAGTAGTAATTGGTTGAACGCCTGCCTGTTGTGAGACAGGGTGCCAACGCCACTGCTGATACATAGTAGTACCACCACTGACCCCCAAAAAGAAAAAAGCGTAGGAAAACTTCCTACGCTTTTACATGGTTTAAGACACTTCGTAACTCTTACTTCTAACCTCAAAATTATCTGGTGAGCGCTGCAGCAGGCAATGGCTTGTCACGCTTCAGCATCTCGTTGCGGTTGGCTATTTCCCAGGCGGTGAGGAATACCAGTTGGGCACGCTTGGCCATCAGCTCAAATTCAATTTTGTCTACCGTATCGGTAGGGCGGTGGTAGTCGCGGTGAATGCCATCGAAGTAAAACAGGATGGGTACACCATGCTTGGCAAAATTGTAGTGGTCGCTGCGGAAGTAAATGCGGCTCTTATCCAGCGGGTCGTTGTAGCGGCCATCGAGCACCATTTTCAAATTTTTGTTGGCCAGTACAGATACGCCGGGCAGGTCGCTGCTCAGCTTGTCTTCACCTACGAGGTACACATACAAAGCAGAATCTTTTTGCTTTCGTACACGGTATCGGTGCGGCCAATCATATCGATGTTGAGGTTGGCGGTTGTTTTTTCCAACGGATACACAGGGTTGTTGCCGTAGTGTGCACTACCCCACAAACCTTTTTCTTCACCACTCACAGTCATAAACAAAATGCTGCGGCGGGGGCCCTTGCCTTCTGCTTTGGCTTTTACAAAAGCTTCGGCCAGCTCCAGCACACTTACGGTGCCACTGCCATCGTCATCGGCACCATAGTTGATGATATCGCCACGGCGGCCAATATGATCGTAGTGACCGGTTACCACCAGGAACTCATCTTTTTATCGGTGCCTTCCAAAAATCCGAGGATATTGTTGCTCACCAGGGTGATTTGCTTTTCGTGGTAGCTGAAGTGCACACTCGCTTTAATGTTTTTGCTCTGCAGTTTGCCGCTTTTTTCAGCAGCAGCCTCAGCACCCAACAGTTGTGCAGCAACAGCGTCGGATACGCTAAAGAAGTTGATGCTTTGGCGGGCAGGATCTTTTACCACGGTCATGTTGCTCATCACTGGTTCTTTGCCATCGTTGATGCGATCGCCCATTACGAGTACGGCAGCAGCACCCTTGGCTTGCAGCTGTCCAACTACCATGGCGGGGCCGCCAAAAAAGCCACGACCACCGGCACCGGCCGCTGGGGCTTTCATGCGTACCAGCACCAGCCGGCCACTCACATCTACTTTGTTATTTTTCCAAAGGCTGTCTTCCATGTTTACATACACTACTTCGCCAAAACTCATGTGGCTGTTGTAGTTGGCTGTAGTGGCACTGAAATCTTTGTAGAGGTTCAGCTTGCTGCCATTTACTTCCAGCGAAGCTTCGGTCAGGCTGTCGCGGTACACGTTGTACGATTGTGTCCACTGGCCATTGTTGCCGGGTTGCAGGCCAATGGCTTTCATTTGTTCAATAATGTAAGCGGCGGCTTTGTATTCACCGGGGGTAGCGGTTTCCCGACCTTCCATTTCGGCGCTGGCCACAATGGTCAGGTGTTTTTTCAAATCGGCAGGCGTAATGGTTTGGGCATATTTGCCGGCCTGTTTGAGCGTTGGTTGCGCCATGGCAGCAGTGCCACTGAGGCAAAGACCAACGAGCAATACATGTTTTACGTTCATGGTTGTTTTCATTAAAGTTTGGTAGAACACTGCATCAATAGATGTGATTGCCGGAAAAATCCAGCGATGGCAATGTAGGGATTTGTTGAATGGTAAAAAGGTTTGGCAGGTTGGCAGGTTGGAAAGTTGGAAAGACGGGATGCCAGTAGTGGAATGAACATTGGAACTTTCAAACATTGGAACTTGTGAACTCGTAAACATGTAAACTCGTAACCTTTGCAACAATAAACAGTTCGAAAATGCGTCGCTTGCTTTTTATGATGTCGATGTTTTGTGCCGGTCAGTTGATGGCGCAAAAGCAACAATGGGTGGATAGTGTGTTTCAATCGTTGAGTAATGAAGAACGCATTGCGCAGCTCATGGTTATTCGTACCAGCAGTATGGATGCCAAAGGCAATCCCATTATGTTTGATAGTTTGGCCAACGATTGGGTAAGTAAATACAATGTAGGTGCAGTGTGTTTATTCCAAGGCAGTCCGGCGCAGCAGGCGGCACTGCTCAACAGCATTCAGGCCAAAGCCAAAACACCCATCATGGTAACGGTAGATGGTGAATGGGGTTTGGGCATGCGTTTCGCCGGTGTAAAATCATTTCCATATCAGCTTACTATGGGTGCGGTAAATGATGCAGCCGTGGTGTACAAAGTGGGGCAGGCCATTGCCGACCAATGTAAGCGGATGAACATACATGTGAACTATGCACCGGTGGTTGACATCAACAACAACCCCGCCAACCCGGTGATAGGGGTGCGCAGTTTTGGTGAAGACAAATACAAAGTGGCCCTCATGGGCACCCGCATTATGCAAGGCATGCAAGATGCCGGTGTCATGGCTTGTGCCAAGCATTTTCCCGGCCACGGCGATGTGAGTGTAGACAGCCATTATGATTTGCCCATCATCAATAAAAACATGGATGAGCTGACGGCGTTGGAGCTGTATCCTTTCAAAGAATTGTTTGCCAAAGGCATTGGCAGTGCTATGGTGGCGCACCTGAGCATACCTGCTATAGATACCACGCCCAATAAGCCTACGTCATTGTCGTACAACAACATTACGGGCCTTATGCGCAATGAGCTCGGTTATAACGGGCTCACATTTACGGATGCATTGGAAATGAAAGGGGTGGCCAAATATTTTCCCAGTGGCGAAGCTGCTGTGCAAAGCATCATTGCCGGCAACGACATGCTGTGCCTGCCCGCCGATGTACCCAAAACCATTGATGCCATTAAAAAAGCTATCGAGGCAGGAAGATTGACTTGGAATGATGTGTATCATAAATGCAAGCGGGTGCTGGAAGCGAAATACGATTATGTGTTGGGTAAAACTGCTGCTGTAAATGAAACCAATTTGCTCAACGATTTGAATGCACAGGTGGATGAGCTGCGCAAAGAAGTAGCCACACAAGCACTTACGGTGGTGAGAGGAAATGCGATGCATGCCAAGCCAAAAGCCGGCAGCAAAACAGTATATATATTGGTAGGTAATGTGCCTGACATTCCTATGGCCAGGTTGATGAAAGCTCAACAGCATCAGGTATTTTTTATGCCTTTGAAAAATGGCACCGCAGCAACGGCCGATTCATTGCTGAAAAAAATCAATGCCTTCAAACCCGCCAATATTGTTGTTGGCTTGCACGATGTGCGTCGCCAACCGGCCAACAATTTCAGCATGGGCGAAGCTGCAGTTTCATTGGTAAAAACATTGGGTAATAAAAAGGGTAGTTCACTGTTGTTGTTTGGCAACCCTTACGCTATGGCGCAGTTCGACTCTACCGGCTATGAAAACCTGGTGGCTTGTTATGAAGATGATTCTGTATTTCAGTC
The Phnomibacter ginsenosidimutans genome window above contains:
- a CDS encoding SDR family oxidoreductase, producing MKTGITGATGQLGQLVVAQLLQRTEASQLVALVRNTEKAASLGIDARAFDYSQPDVYALQGIDKLLLISGNEIGQRKTQHGNVIRAAQQAGVQLIVYTSLLHADTSRISLAEEHLATEQLLQASGIPHVILRNGWYNENYANAIAGALHAGAIAGSSGDGKISSAARIDFAEAAAVVLTSTGHEGKVYELAGSSSYTLTELAAIVAEQAGKPVQYNNLPVADYAKLLSSFGLPEALAATIAGWETGIAQNDLLDEQQQLAQLIGRPTTPIAETVREVLAGAAQ
- a CDS encoding Rrf2 family transcriptional regulator, with amino-acid sequence MNNARFATNMHILTLLASTHGEWQSSEWLATSININPVMVRKELSVLQAARLVVTRKGKDGGSMLGKPPAAITLAEVYAAIKQSEVLGRKNLNPNPKCPVGKNINKKLDQLFLETDEIVAAFLAGKTLAGFVAQFHR
- a CDS encoding M28 family peptidase, with amino-acid sequence MYLVGEDKLSSDLPGVSVLANKNLKMVLDGRYNDPLDKSRIYFRSDHYNFAKHGVPILFYFDGIHRDYHRPTDTVDKIEFELMAKRAQLVFLTAWEIANRNEMLKRDKPLPAAALTR
- a CDS encoding M28 family peptidase is translated as MVTGHYDHIGRRGDIINYGADDDGSGTVSVLELAEAFVKAKAEGKGPRRSILFMTVSGEEKGLWGSAHYGNNPVYPLEKTTANLNIDMIGRTDTVYESKKILLCMCTS
- a CDS encoding glycoside hydrolase family 3 N-terminal domain-containing protein; the encoded protein is MRRLLFMMSMFCAGQLMAQKQQWVDSVFQSLSNEERIAQLMVIRTSSMDAKGNPIMFDSLANDWVSKYNVGAVCLFQGSPAQQAALLNSIQAKAKTPIMVTVDGEWGLGMRFAGVKSFPYQLTMGAVNDAAVVYKVGQAIADQCKRMNIHVNYAPVVDINNNPANPVIGVRSFGEDKYKVALMGTRIMQGMQDAGVMACAKHFPGHGDVSVDSHYDLPIINKNMDELTALELYPFKELFAKGIGSAMVAHLSIPAIDTTPNKPTSLSYNNITGLMRNELGYNGLTFTDALEMKGVAKYFPSGEAAVQSIIAGNDMLCLPADVPKTIDAIKKAIEAGRLTWNDVYHKCKRVLEAKYDYVLGKTAAVNETNLLNDLNAQVDELRKEVATQALTVVRGNAMHAKPKAGSKTVYILVGNVPDIPMARLMKAQQHQVFFMPLKNGTAATADSLLKKINAFKPANIVVGLHDVRRQPANNFSMGEAAVSLVKTLGNKKGSSLLLFGNPYAMAQFDSTGYENLVACYEDDSVFQSVAASWLKGQFAASGSLPVTVGNWKFGTGATAAKSFAAVAPEAVGMSSDTLRQIDAIAAEAIAAGATPGCVVTVLRKGKLVFQKAYGHLDAAQTLPMQTSTIFDLASVTKISATTVAVMKLVEQGKVDVKKKASEYLPWLKGGDKENLTVENLLLHQAGLVAWIPFYKEVTDAATGKASPAVFTPFKQSNFSVDVTDQLFMRNDWVDTMYRRIYTSPVAAKELKYVYSDNDFILLGKLVEAVSGLPLEQYVQQQFYAPMGMRTTGFKPYEHFANSSIAPTEQEKVFRQQLVWGYVHDPGAAMFGNVAGHAGLFSNAEDLAKLYQMLLNGGLFNGKQYLKKSTIDWFTSYQTPISRRGLGFDKPEKNNSLRNEKTAYPAQFVSAATYGHTGFTGTCVWVDPATELVYIFLSNRVHPGGGDNRTLLDLNIRSRIHDVLYKSLQGKP